From Myxococcus stipitatus, one genomic window encodes:
- a CDS encoding SDR family oxidoreductase — MRVLIPGIAGGIARKLALRLKNAGHDVAGVDIRPWENAKESGIEVFRGDVRKRAAEDVFRRWRPEAVVHMATVTAFTVPGAERGRINLDGTKAVFDHCAAHGVKQVLFVGRHTFYGAAPDSPLYHSEDEPPRALESIPELADLVAADLYAATALWRLPEVTTAVLRLPYTLGAPGTGTLASFLKGRRVPLVLGYDPLFHVLQEDDVVTALTLALEKKVRGIFNIAGPPPIPLSVIVRETGRMAVPLPAQLLSLLLGRAGFPRLSTGALDHLRYPIVVDNRRFLEATGFEYRYSVADTLRIYREAAPVPTQGL, encoded by the coding sequence GTGAGGGTGCTCATCCCGGGAATCGCCGGCGGCATCGCGCGCAAGCTGGCGCTGCGGTTGAAGAACGCGGGTCATGACGTCGCGGGCGTGGACATCCGCCCGTGGGAGAACGCGAAGGAGTCCGGCATCGAGGTCTTCCGGGGGGACGTGCGCAAGCGCGCCGCAGAGGACGTCTTCCGCCGCTGGCGCCCGGAGGCGGTGGTCCACATGGCCACGGTGACGGCCTTCACGGTGCCCGGCGCGGAGCGTGGCCGCATCAACCTGGACGGCACCAAGGCCGTGTTCGACCACTGCGCGGCGCACGGCGTGAAGCAGGTGCTCTTCGTGGGGCGGCACACCTTCTACGGCGCCGCGCCCGACTCGCCGCTGTACCACTCCGAGGACGAGCCTCCGCGCGCGCTGGAGTCCATCCCGGAGCTGGCGGACCTGGTGGCCGCCGACCTCTACGCGGCCACCGCGCTGTGGCGGCTGCCGGAGGTGACGACGGCGGTGCTGCGGCTGCCGTACACGCTGGGCGCGCCGGGCACGGGCACGCTCGCCTCGTTCCTGAAGGGCCGGCGCGTGCCGCTCGTGCTGGGCTACGACCCGCTGTTCCACGTGCTCCAGGAGGACGACGTGGTGACGGCGCTGACGCTGGCGCTGGAGAAGAAGGTGCGGGGCATCTTCAACATCGCCGGGCCGCCGCCCATCCCCCTGTCCGTCATCGTCCGGGAGACGGGGCGCATGGCCGTGCCGCTGCCCGCCCAGCTGCTGTCGCTGCTGCTCGGCCGCGCGGGCTTCCCCCGGCTGTCCACGGGCGCGCTGGACCACCTGCGCTACCCCATCGTCGTGGACAACCGCCGGTTCCTCGAGGCCACCGGCTTCGAGTACCGCTACAGCGTGGCGGACACCTTGCGCATCTACCGCGAGGCCGCGCCCGTCCCCACCCAGGGCCTGTAG
- a CDS encoding lysophospholipid acyltransferase family protein, translating to MALFDGTDARVDQLELPFNEYGVDPYGISKKHVKEALRVFAFIYRHYFRVRCHGAHHIPARGRGMLVGNHSGGVAVDGAMVLTSTMLEMNPPRLAQGMVERFLHKFPVSSLWASRTGQFTGLPEHARRLLEDDRLLMIFPEGARGTAKLYNERYSLVDFGTGFVRLALQTRSPIIPFAFLGGGSAIPTVFNAYTLGKLLGIPYVPLTPYLLPVPLPVQLEIHYGEPLVFRGTGDEEDHVIEGYVAKVKERIAGLIEVGRAQRHQRASPRRLLP from the coding sequence GTGGCCCTGTTCGACGGAACCGACGCGCGGGTAGACCAGTTGGAGCTGCCCTTCAACGAGTACGGCGTGGACCCGTACGGCATCTCCAAGAAGCACGTGAAGGAGGCGCTGCGCGTCTTCGCGTTCATCTACCGCCACTACTTCCGCGTGCGCTGCCACGGCGCGCACCACATCCCGGCGCGGGGCCGGGGCATGCTGGTGGGCAACCACTCCGGCGGCGTGGCCGTGGACGGCGCCATGGTGCTCACCTCCACCATGCTGGAGATGAACCCGCCCAGGCTCGCGCAGGGCATGGTGGAGCGCTTCCTCCACAAGTTCCCCGTGTCCTCGCTGTGGGCCAGCCGCACCGGGCAGTTCACCGGCCTGCCCGAGCACGCGCGGCGCCTGCTGGAGGACGACCGGCTGCTCATGATCTTCCCCGAGGGCGCGCGCGGGACGGCCAAGCTCTACAACGAGCGCTACTCGCTGGTGGACTTCGGCACGGGCTTCGTGCGGCTGGCGCTCCAGACGCGCTCGCCCATCATCCCCTTCGCGTTCCTGGGCGGCGGCTCCGCCATCCCCACGGTGTTCAACGCCTACACGCTGGGCAAGCTGCTGGGAATCCCCTACGTCCCGCTCACCCCCTACCTGCTGCCCGTGCCGCTTCCGGTGCAGCTGGAGATCCACTACGGAGAGCCGCTCGTCTTCCGGGGCACCGGAGACGAGGAGGACCATGTCATCGAGGGCTATGTGGCGAAGGTGAAGGAGCGCATCGCGGGGCTCATCGAGGTGGGGCGGGCACAGCGCCATCAGCGCGCGTCGCCCAGGAGGCTGCTGCCGTGA
- a CDS encoding pirin family protein produces the protein MRTEVSAAVGAASKAREVAHQLPAKSTALVGDAHVLRALPRAELRRVGPFVFCDHFGPAPAVRETMSVPPHPHVGLQTVTYLFSGAIRHRDSLGTVQDILPGDVNWMTAGGGIVHAEDVHTGPDAQALHGIQTWVALPAAQRQVAPAFAHVPASRLPLRESEGARVRVIAGALDGDVSPVPTFHPLTYLDVELEAGARVSLSVNPAHALALYVADGEVAVGGTPVARGVLAHLDEGGDVLSLYSTQGGRAVVLGGEPLPEPLVIWWNFVVDSVAEGRARLADWEAGRFPPLAP, from the coding sequence ATGCGGACGGAAGTGTCAGCGGCGGTGGGGGCCGCCTCGAAGGCGAGAGAGGTGGCGCACCAGCTCCCGGCGAAGTCCACGGCCCTGGTGGGAGACGCCCACGTGCTCAGGGCGCTGCCCCGGGCGGAGCTGCGGCGCGTGGGCCCCTTCGTCTTCTGCGACCACTTCGGCCCGGCCCCGGCCGTGCGCGAGACGATGTCCGTGCCCCCCCACCCCCACGTGGGGCTCCAGACGGTGACGTACCTGTTCTCCGGCGCCATCCGCCACCGCGACTCGCTGGGCACGGTGCAGGACATCCTCCCGGGTGACGTGAACTGGATGACCGCCGGCGGAGGCATCGTCCACGCCGAGGACGTGCACACCGGCCCGGACGCGCAAGCGTTGCACGGCATCCAGACGTGGGTGGCCCTGCCCGCGGCCCAGCGCCAGGTCGCCCCCGCCTTCGCGCACGTCCCCGCGTCGCGGTTGCCCCTGCGCGAGTCCGAGGGCGCCCGGGTGCGCGTCATCGCCGGCGCGCTCGACGGGGACGTCTCCCCGGTGCCCACCTTCCATCCCCTCACGTACCTCGACGTGGAGCTGGAGGCGGGCGCGCGCGTGTCCCTGTCCGTGAACCCCGCGCACGCGCTCGCCCTGTACGTCGCCGACGGCGAGGTGGCCGTGGGCGGCACCCCGGTGGCCCGTGGCGTGCTGGCCCACCTGGACGAGGGCGGCGATGTGCTGAGCCTGTACTCCACCCAGGGCGGGCGCGCCGTGGTGCTGGGCGGCGAGCCGCTGCCGGAGCCGCTCGTCATCTGGTGGAACTTCGTCGTGGACAGCGTGGCCGAGGGCCGGGCGCGGCTCGCGGACTGGGAGGCGGGGCGCTTCCCGCCGCTCGCTCCCTGA
- a CDS encoding 2TM domain-containing protein, whose product MADTRQKSAPARFSEREAADIIRDASTRSLAERETDRSLTREDLLAMAREMGVSESALKDALAARARKAKFRRQTHRALFGLATHGLSYTIVMGGLTLIDLTTGPEWFVQFPAISWGIGLAFHAMATLMGMAKRMTLPEDP is encoded by the coding sequence ATGGCAGACACCCGTCAAAAGTCCGCCCCCGCGCGCTTCTCCGAACGAGAGGCGGCGGACATCATCCGCGACGCCAGCACGCGCTCCCTCGCCGAGCGGGAAACGGACCGCTCGCTCACGCGCGAGGACCTGCTCGCCATGGCGCGGGAGATGGGCGTGAGCGAGTCCGCGCTGAAGGACGCGCTGGCGGCGCGGGCGCGCAAGGCGAAGTTCCGACGGCAGACGCACCGCGCCCTGTTCGGGCTGGCCACCCATGGCCTGAGCTACACCATCGTCATGGGGGGCCTGACGCTCATCGACCTGACGACCGGGCCGGAGTGGTTCGTGCAGTTTCCCGCCATCAGCTGGGGCATCGGGCTGGCGTTCCATGCCATGGCCACGCTGATGGGAATGGCCAAGCGCATGACGCTGCCCGAGGACCCGTAG
- a CDS encoding carboxymuconolactone decarboxylase family protein, with translation MAPSTAVEVALAPHGGPGYFTGNPEDLTSSPKKDSTMESQRFDVAKVAPGIYSALLGLEKYLHQCGLEERLLHLVKLRASQVNGCAYCIDMHWKDLRALGETEQRLYGLDAWEESPYYSDRERAAMAWTEAVTRVTDGHAPEAVYQQVHPHFTDKELADLTAAVATINAWNRMAIAARVEPGTYQSPKAAQKAG, from the coding sequence GTGGCCCCATCCACCGCGGTGGAAGTGGCCCTCGCGCCCCACGGAGGCCCCGGTTACTTCACCGGCAACCCGGAGGACCTGACGTCCTCCCCGAAGAAGGATTCGACCATGGAATCACAGCGCTTCGACGTCGCGAAGGTGGCCCCCGGCATCTATTCCGCCCTCCTGGGCCTGGAGAAGTACCTGCACCAGTGCGGCCTGGAGGAGCGCCTGCTGCACCTCGTCAAGCTGCGCGCCTCGCAGGTCAACGGCTGCGCGTACTGCATCGACATGCACTGGAAGGACCTGCGCGCGCTGGGCGAGACGGAGCAGCGGCTGTACGGCCTGGACGCGTGGGAGGAGAGCCCCTACTACTCCGACCGCGAGCGCGCGGCCATGGCCTGGACGGAGGCCGTCACGCGCGTGACGGACGGCCACGCCCCCGAGGCCGTGTACCAGCAGGTGCACCCGCACTTCACGGACAAGGAGCTGGCGGACCTGACGGCGGCCGTGGCCACCATCAACGCCTGGAATCGCATGGCCATCGCCGCGCGGGTGGAGCCGGGCACCTACCAGTCGCCCAAGGCCGCGCAGAAGGCGGGCTGA
- a CDS encoding PLP-dependent aminotransferase family protein, which produces MAATSLVLDSRAGRSLQAQLSEALRKAIEAGRLAPGTRLLSTRALAEQLDLSRNTVLNAYSRLLSEGYLVGRLGSGTYVASELPERPHATRRARAPHAGAASPPPDISRRGRAIAQLPDLRIAAPGIPASQMAFRMGTPAVDAFPSDLWGRLLHTRWRRSWGDLLGRSEPAGHPALRRAVADYLATSRGVRCVPEQVLIVNGAQQAMSLAAQVLLDPGESAWVEDPGYFAGRGALVAGGATLVPVPVDAEGLDVAEGARLAPDARLAIVTPAHQFPLGVAMGEPRRRALLDWAARANAWIVEDDYDSEFRYVGRPLQALQGFSPDARVIYIGTFSKVVSPALRVGYLVAPEPLVDAFTAARRFSDGYTPVAEQAVLADFITEGHFSRHVRRMRVLYGQRQEALLEAARRELGGRLELAPLHTGMHLVGWLPEGMDDRVAAERAIQAGVMVMPLSAFRVRSTGRGALLLGYAAVREERMADCVRLLARALR; this is translated from the coding sequence ATGGCGGCCACGTCGCTGGTGTTGGATTCGCGCGCGGGCCGCTCGCTCCAGGCGCAGCTGTCGGAGGCGCTGCGCAAGGCCATCGAGGCGGGCAGGCTCGCGCCGGGCACGCGGCTGTTGTCGACGCGCGCGCTCGCCGAGCAGCTCGACCTGTCGCGCAACACGGTGCTCAACGCGTACTCGCGGCTCTTGTCCGAGGGCTACCTGGTGGGACGGCTCGGGTCGGGCACCTACGTCGCGAGCGAGCTGCCGGAGCGGCCGCACGCGACCCGGCGGGCGCGGGCGCCCCACGCGGGCGCCGCGTCCCCGCCGCCGGACATCTCCCGGCGGGGTCGGGCCATCGCCCAGCTGCCGGACCTGCGCATCGCCGCGCCGGGCATCCCCGCCAGCCAGATGGCCTTCCGCATGGGCACGCCCGCGGTGGACGCCTTCCCGAGTGATTTGTGGGGGCGGCTGCTGCACACGCGCTGGCGCCGCTCCTGGGGGGACCTGCTCGGACGCTCCGAGCCCGCGGGCCATCCGGCGCTGCGGCGCGCGGTGGCGGACTACCTGGCCACCTCGCGGGGGGTGCGGTGCGTGCCGGAGCAGGTCCTCATCGTCAACGGCGCCCAGCAGGCGATGAGCCTGGCGGCGCAGGTGCTGCTGGACCCCGGCGAGTCCGCGTGGGTGGAGGACCCGGGGTACTTCGCGGGCCGGGGCGCGCTGGTGGCGGGGGGCGCCACGCTCGTGCCGGTGCCCGTGGACGCCGAGGGGCTGGACGTGGCGGAAGGAGCGCGGCTGGCCCCCGACGCGCGGCTGGCCATCGTCACGCCCGCGCACCAGTTCCCGCTCGGCGTGGCCATGGGAGAGCCGCGCAGACGGGCGCTGCTGGACTGGGCGGCGCGGGCCAACGCGTGGATCGTCGAGGACGACTACGACAGCGAGTTCCGCTACGTGGGGCGGCCCCTGCAGGCGCTGCAGGGCTTCTCGCCGGACGCGCGCGTCATCTACATCGGCACCTTCAGCAAGGTGGTGTCCCCCGCGCTGCGGGTGGGCTACCTCGTGGCGCCCGAGCCGCTGGTGGACGCCTTCACCGCCGCGCGGCGCTTCTCGGACGGCTACACGCCGGTGGCGGAGCAGGCGGTGCTGGCCGACTTCATCACCGAGGGCCACTTCAGCCGCCACGTGCGGCGCATGCGCGTGCTGTATGGCCAGCGCCAGGAGGCGCTCCTGGAGGCGGCGCGGCGCGAGCTCGGCGGGCGGCTGGAGCTGGCGCCCCTGCACACCGGCATGCACCTGGTGGGCTGGTTGCCGGAGGGAATGGACGACCGCGTCGCCGCCGAGCGGGCCATCCAGGCCGGGGTGATGGTCATGCCGCTGTCGGCCTTCCGGGTGCGGAGCACCGGACGCGGCGCGCTGCTGCTCGGCTACGCCGCCGTGCGCGAGGAGCGGATGGCCGACTGCGTGCGCCTGCTCGCGCGGGCCCTGCGCTGA
- a CDS encoding TetR/AcrR family transcriptional regulator, with translation MLGWPWFDLIVAPPCARHVEGTRDRLLSAARRLVREEGPEGLTLEAVARRALVGRGAPRYHFGSKRGLLEALARQPPAPGDTPPRAAPSKPAAARRRPHRPRGQGQG, from the coding sequence ATGCTGGGGTGGCCGTGGTTCGACCTCATCGTCGCGCCGCCGTGCGCGAGGCACGTGGAGGGCACGCGCGACCGGCTGCTGAGCGCGGCGCGGCGGCTGGTCCGCGAGGAGGGCCCGGAGGGCCTGACGCTGGAGGCCGTCGCCCGCCGCGCGCTCGTGGGACGGGGCGCGCCGCGCTACCACTTCGGGAGCAAGCGGGGCCTGCTGGAGGCCCTGGCCCGCCAGCCGCCGGCGCCGGGGGACACCCCGCCCCGCGCGGCCCCCTCGAAGCCGGCCGCCGCGCGCCGCCGCCCCCATCGCCCCCGGGGGCAGGGCCAGGGTTGA
- a CDS encoding cold-shock protein, with protein sequence MATGTVKWFNDAKGFGFIAQDNGGPDVFCHHTAIQADGFRTLAEGQKVEFDVQKGPKGLQASNVRPVG encoded by the coding sequence ATGGCGACTGGTACCGTGAAGTGGTTCAACGACGCGAAGGGCTTTGGCTTCATCGCGCAGGATAATGGCGGCCCTGACGTGTTCTGCCACCACACCGCCATCCAGGCCGACGGGTTCCGGACCCTGGCCGAGGGCCAGAAGGTGGAGTTCGACGTCCAGAAGGGCCCCAAGGGCCTGCAGGCGTCGAATGTCCGCCCGGTCGGCTGA
- a CDS encoding cold-shock protein, protein MATGTVKWFNDAKGFGFLAQDDGGADVFCHHTAILTEGHRTLRDGQKVEFDVQKGPKGLQASNVRPLD, encoded by the coding sequence ATGGCGACGGGTACCGTGAAGTGGTTCAACGATGCGAAGGGCTTTGGCTTCCTGGCCCAGGATGACGGGGGCGCGGACGTGTTCTGCCACCACACCGCCATCCTGACGGAGGGGCACCGCACCCTGCGGGACGGCCAGAAGGTGGAGTTCGACGTGCAGAAGGGCCCCAAGGGCCTGCAGGCGTCGAACGTCCGTCCGCTCGACTGA
- a CDS encoding ABC transporter ATP-binding protein produces the protein MLRIAGVSKTYPNGVKALHGIDLTIGRGLFGLLGPNGAGKSTLMRILATLQSPDAGQVTFDGLDVLAQPQAHRRHLGYLPQDFGVYPGVSAVELLDHLALLKGLTNARERREQVHALLRQTNLHDHRKQAVSGYSGGMRQRFGIAQALLGAPRLLVVDEPTAGLDPEERQRFHNLLAEVGEQVVVLLSTHIVEDVRQLCSRMAVLSQGRVLCEGEPQALVDALAGRVWRKTVEKAAAADYRARLPVLSERLHAGRTRLHVLAEGRPEDGFEPVAPDLEDVYFSALSGRRVA, from the coding sequence GTGCTCCGAATCGCGGGTGTCTCGAAGACGTATCCCAACGGGGTGAAGGCCCTCCATGGCATCGACCTGACCATCGGCCGGGGGCTGTTCGGGCTGCTCGGGCCGAATGGCGCGGGCAAGTCCACGTTGATGCGCATCCTCGCCACGCTGCAGTCGCCGGACGCGGGGCAGGTGACGTTCGACGGGCTCGACGTGCTGGCCCAACCCCAGGCGCATCGTCGGCACCTGGGGTACCTGCCCCAGGACTTCGGCGTGTACCCGGGCGTGTCCGCGGTGGAGCTGCTGGACCACCTGGCGCTGCTCAAGGGGCTGACGAACGCGCGCGAGCGCCGCGAGCAGGTGCATGCGCTGCTGCGCCAGACCAACCTCCATGACCACCGGAAGCAGGCGGTGAGTGGCTACTCCGGCGGCATGCGCCAGCGCTTCGGCATCGCCCAGGCGCTGTTGGGCGCGCCGCGGCTGCTCGTCGTGGACGAGCCCACCGCGGGGCTGGACCCGGAGGAGCGCCAGCGCTTCCACAACCTGCTCGCGGAGGTGGGGGAGCAGGTCGTGGTCCTGCTGTCGACGCACATCGTGGAGGACGTGCGCCAGCTGTGCTCGCGCATGGCCGTGCTGTCCCAGGGGCGGGTGCTGTGCGAGGGCGAGCCCCAGGCGCTGGTGGACGCGCTGGCGGGGCGGGTGTGGCGCAAGACGGTGGAGAAGGCGGCGGCGGCGGACTACCGCGCCCGGCTGCCGGTGCTCTCCGAGCGGCTGCACGCGGGGCGCACGCGCCTGCACGTGCTGGCGGAAGGGCGGCCGGAGGACGGGTTCGAGCCGGTGGCGCCGGACCTGGAGGACGTCTACTTCAGCGCCCTGTCCGGGCGGCGCGTGGCCTAG
- a CDS encoding ABC transporter permease/M1 family aminopeptidase — protein MLRGIIGFEWRYQTRQATFLLAVAVFFWLGGVFVATGYGPDNLAVNSPYAVAQSLGLLSLVSLFVLSLFCANTVQRDAEHRMAELVFTTSVSKRDYLAGRFAGALFAALAVLAAGMVGLMVAPWLVSVDVARLDGLHVERYLWPFAVLVVPNVVLAASLLFAISALFRSTLACYVGGVFVYGLYFVGSLWGDSPLMAGSAPQRPEALARAALLDPFGLSAFFEQTRYWTDDERAARLLVLGGNLLWNRLLWLGVAGVVLGVVSWRFSFRAPARAGKGAGEAREDSSQVAVVAARVEPGTPGLAAFGSALRQELGFLSRSRPLLALLVLWVFIAGMEVAAAASGGEYGTRRVLSLALLLDCLRQPLSLIGSLTVIYFSAELVWRERAARFDALVDATPAPALVFYLAKAVALVTLVGVLAGAAAAVGVLYPLVTGNSRPEPALLGALLWLGGLPLALFAVAALLAQTLSPHRYVGMVASLLLCGLVLRGDALGLAHPLLRYAGAPPVRHTDLNGFGPMAASFSAFMVYWGAFAALLAFVTVGLWRRGVPSGPWRRARALPGQWGRAGLYGAGACAGAFVAVGCAVFHDTHRVNVYETREEALAWRADYERAFKVHESLAQPSIVAVRTSVDLFPREARYRVAGTYRLENRASTPIDTVWVAVPRGQGSATVSLRGAALSEHDGRFGMYRFQLERPLPPGGEAELAFEVVRQQRGVRAADFDLSVVENGSFLLFQEAFPSIGYRHTYELGDPVERRARGLPATPRMPALDESGSDRQRPPPAAVTFEATVSTDEDQVALTSGTLRRQWREGGRGYFHYVMERPMVPVFAFASARYAVERVAHRGVEVEVYFHPAHASNVKRILEASTRTLDELGTRYGPYPHAELRIAEIPSYWGFGALATPNLVFFVEDRGFLTEPSDADVDLVLRRTAHEVAHQWWGHQLVAAEVEGATLLVESLTKYAEQRVLAREHGERALDAVLEFERDRYLSDRTSAREVEPALYKVTNQSYLSYRKGALVMNALRDLVGEDTLDAALRRLLRTHAPARGATSLDLIDALHAEAPARHHALIDQWLKDVVLYELGVESATVTTREDGRFEVKARVRAAKHARRGGVDVPLAMDELLDVAVYVGPPSSGAPPLAVGKVAVRDGPAEVTLVVDTRPTHVSLDPFILRIERERGDNVLALPAPASTGPRGR, from the coding sequence ATGCTCCGGGGCATCATCGGCTTCGAGTGGCGCTACCAGACGCGCCAGGCCACCTTCCTGCTCGCGGTGGCCGTCTTCTTCTGGCTGGGGGGCGTGTTCGTCGCCACGGGCTACGGGCCGGACAACCTCGCCGTCAACTCGCCCTACGCCGTCGCGCAGTCGCTGGGACTGCTGTCGCTGGTGTCCCTCTTCGTGCTCAGCCTGTTCTGCGCCAACACCGTGCAGCGCGACGCCGAGCACCGCATGGCGGAGCTGGTCTTCACCACCTCCGTCTCCAAGCGCGACTACCTCGCCGGCCGGTTCGCGGGGGCGCTGTTCGCCGCGCTGGCCGTGCTCGCGGCCGGAATGGTCGGGTTGATGGTGGCGCCCTGGCTGGTGTCGGTGGACGTGGCGCGGCTCGACGGGCTCCACGTCGAGCGCTACCTGTGGCCCTTCGCCGTGCTGGTGGTGCCCAACGTGGTGCTCGCCGCGTCGCTGCTGTTCGCCATCTCCGCGCTCTTCCGGAGCACGCTGGCCTGCTACGTGGGCGGCGTCTTCGTCTACGGGTTGTACTTCGTGGGCTCGCTGTGGGGGGACTCACCGCTGATGGCGGGCTCCGCGCCGCAGCGGCCGGAGGCACTGGCGCGGGCGGCGCTGCTCGACCCCTTCGGCCTGTCCGCCTTCTTCGAGCAGACCCGCTACTGGACGGACGACGAGCGGGCCGCCCGGTTGCTCGTGTTGGGGGGCAATCTCCTGTGGAACCGGCTCCTGTGGCTCGGCGTCGCCGGGGTGGTGCTGGGCGTCGTCTCCTGGCGCTTCTCCTTCCGCGCCCCGGCCCGGGCGGGGAAGGGGGCGGGCGAGGCCCGGGAGGACTCGTCCCAGGTGGCGGTCGTGGCGGCGCGGGTGGAGCCCGGTACGCCCGGCCTGGCCGCGTTCGGGTCCGCGCTCCGCCAGGAGCTGGGGTTCCTCTCGCGCAGCCGGCCGCTGCTGGCGTTGCTGGTGCTGTGGGTGTTCATCGCGGGGATGGAGGTCGCGGCGGCGGCGAGCGGCGGGGAGTACGGCACGCGCCGGGTGCTCTCGTTGGCGCTCCTGCTGGACTGTCTGCGCCAGCCCCTGTCCCTCATCGGCTCGCTGACCGTCATCTACTTCAGCGCGGAGCTGGTCTGGCGCGAGCGCGCCGCGCGCTTCGACGCCCTGGTGGACGCGACGCCGGCGCCCGCGCTCGTCTTCTACCTCGCGAAGGCCGTGGCGTTGGTGACGCTGGTCGGCGTGCTCGCGGGGGCGGCGGCGGCGGTGGGCGTGCTGTACCCGCTCGTCACGGGGAACTCCCGCCCGGAGCCGGCGCTCCTCGGCGCGTTGCTCTGGCTCGGAGGGCTGCCGCTGGCGTTGTTCGCCGTGGCGGCGCTGCTCGCGCAGACGCTGAGCCCGCATCGCTATGTGGGCATGGTGGCGAGCCTGCTGCTCTGCGGGCTCGTCCTGCGAGGAGACGCGTTGGGCCTGGCGCATCCACTGCTGCGCTACGCGGGCGCGCCGCCGGTGCGCCACACGGACCTGAATGGCTTCGGCCCCATGGCCGCGTCCTTCTCCGCGTTCATGGTGTACTGGGGCGCCTTCGCGGCGCTGCTGGCGTTCGTCACGGTGGGGCTGTGGCGAAGGGGCGTGCCCTCGGGGCCGTGGCGGCGCGCGCGGGCCCTCCCCGGCCAGTGGGGGCGCGCTGGCTTGTATGGCGCGGGCGCCTGCGCCGGAGCGTTCGTGGCCGTGGGCTGCGCCGTCTTCCACGACACCCACCGGGTGAATGTCTACGAGACGCGGGAGGAGGCGCTGGCGTGGCGCGCGGACTACGAGCGCGCCTTCAAGGTCCACGAGTCCCTGGCCCAGCCGAGCATCGTCGCGGTGAGGACGTCCGTGGACCTCTTCCCGCGAGAGGCCCGCTACCGCGTGGCCGGGACCTACCGGCTCGAGAATCGGGCCTCCACGCCCATCGACACGGTGTGGGTCGCCGTGCCGCGCGGGCAGGGGAGCGCCACCGTGTCGCTGCGGGGCGCGGCGCTGTCGGAGCACGACGGCCGCTTCGGCATGTACCGCTTCCAGCTGGAGCGGCCCCTTCCTCCCGGGGGCGAGGCGGAGCTGGCGTTCGAGGTGGTCCGCCAGCAGCGAGGCGTGCGAGCCGCCGACTTCGACCTGTCCGTGGTGGAGAACGGCTCGTTCCTGCTGTTCCAGGAGGCGTTCCCCTCCATCGGCTATCGCCACACCTACGAGCTGGGGGACCCGGTGGAGCGGCGGGCCCGGGGGCTCCCCGCGACGCCGCGCATGCCGGCCCTGGATGAGTCGGGATCGGACCGCCAACGGCCTCCACCGGCCGCCGTCACGTTCGAGGCGACGGTGTCCACGGACGAGGACCAGGTGGCGCTGACGTCGGGGACGCTGCGGCGCCAGTGGCGCGAGGGCGGGCGCGGCTACTTCCACTACGTCATGGAGCGGCCCATGGTGCCCGTGTTCGCCTTCGCCTCCGCCCGTTACGCGGTGGAGCGGGTGGCGCACCGGGGCGTGGAGGTGGAGGTGTACTTCCATCCCGCGCACGCCTCCAACGTGAAGCGCATCCTGGAGGCGTCCACGCGCACGCTCGACGAGCTGGGCACGCGCTATGGCCCCTATCCCCACGCCGAGCTGCGCATCGCGGAGATTCCGTCCTACTGGGGCTTCGGCGCGCTGGCGACGCCCAACCTCGTCTTCTTCGTGGAGGACCGGGGCTTCCTCACGGAGCCCTCGGACGCGGACGTGGACCTGGTGCTCCGCCGCACCGCGCACGAGGTGGCCCACCAGTGGTGGGGTCACCAGCTCGTCGCGGCCGAGGTCGAGGGCGCGACGCTGCTGGTGGAGTCCCTGACCAAGTACGCCGAGCAGCGGGTGCTGGCGCGCGAACACGGCGAGCGGGCGCTGGACGCCGTGCTGGAGTTCGAGCGGGACCGCTACCTGTCGGACCGCACCTCGGCCCGGGAGGTGGAGCCCGCCCTCTACAAGGTGACGAACCAGTCGTACCTCTCCTACCGCAAGGGCGCGCTGGTGATGAACGCGCTGCGGGACCTGGTGGGCGAGGACACGCTGGACGCCGCCCTGCGGCGCCTGCTGCGCACGCATGCCCCCGCCAGGGGGGCCACGTCGCTGGACCTGATCGACGCGCTCCACGCGGAGGCGCCCGCCCGGCACCACGCGCTCATCGACCAGTGGCTCAAGGACGTCGTCCTGTACGAGCTGGGCGTGGAGTCCGCCACCGTCACCACGCGCGAGGACGGTCGCTTCGAGGTGAAGGCGCGCGTCCGCGCCGCGAAGCACGCCCGCCGCGGCGGCGTGGACGTCCCCCTGGCGATGGACGAGCTGCTGGACGTGGCCGTGTATGTCGGCCCTCCGTCGAGCGGCGCGCCCCCGCTCGCGGTGGGGAAGGTGGCCGTCCGGGACGGGCCAGCCGAGGTGACCCTCGTCGTCGACACGCGGCCGACCCACGTGAGCCTCGACCCGTTCATCCTGCGCATCGAGCGGGAGCGCGGCGACAACGTCCTCGCGCTGCCTGCTCCCGCGTCCACCGGGCCCCGGGGGCGCTGA